One region of Propionispora vibrioides genomic DNA includes:
- a CDS encoding MotA/TolQ/ExbB proton channel family protein has product MLQIIIKGGWVMVPLIICSLVSLTIIVERLWFLKKIAATDYAEQIVSLVKKGQVEEAARLSNVDAAPLLRVLHAGIEHISNPVKAMEAAAIAEITILKRGLPVLDTIITLSPLLGLLGTIIGMISSFQVMAVGSIGQPHVITGGVAEALIATAAGILVAVSSLIPYNYFLTRVEKETEVIEYYATRLEVVLGTRPHRSDMHEDSKKYA; this is encoded by the coding sequence ATGCTTCAGATTATAATCAAAGGCGGCTGGGTCATGGTGCCGCTAATCATTTGTTCACTTGTTTCTCTTACAATTATCGTAGAACGACTCTGGTTTTTAAAAAAAATTGCAGCGACGGACTATGCTGAACAGATTGTTAGTTTAGTAAAAAAGGGGCAGGTGGAGGAAGCGGCCCGACTGAGCAATGTAGATGCAGCGCCGTTGCTAAGAGTATTACATGCAGGAATTGAGCATATAAGTAATCCCGTCAAAGCCATGGAAGCAGCAGCCATAGCTGAAATTACCATCCTAAAACGCGGCTTACCGGTATTGGATACCATTATTACCCTATCACCGCTTTTAGGATTATTAGGTACGATTATTGGCATGATCAGTTCGTTTCAAGTAATGGCAGTAGGCTCAATAGGTCAGCCCCATGTGATCACCGGAGGGGTGGCGGAAGCTCTGATTGCGACTGCGGCAGGCATCCTTGTTGCTGTAAGTAGCTTAATTCCATATAACTATTTTTTAACCCGTGTCGAGAAAGAGACGGAAGTCATTGAATACTACGCAACCCGGCTGGAAGTGGTATTAGGCACACGGCCACATAGGAGCGATATGCATGAAGATAGCAAGAAATACGCCTAA
- a CDS encoding NADH:flavin oxidoreductase codes for MGTNCAIQDDNMSQYLIDYHVAKAKSRSGLITIEATAVDPLGKTIVDQLGLWSDEHITGFKNLVDECHKYGAKVSVQLHYAGKETNALVTNIRPVSLAPSACSKWLEIPQELTTEKIHEIIQKFADAARRCRDAGADAVEVHAAHGYLIGQFLSPHMNKRVDEFGGNLENRLRFLLLIIQGIRQQVDNAYPIIVRTGDLSITEIGAIVRHLDGTKISAILVSTSSGYLAYLAEKIKKSVKNPVIIKFLLLPLAETLNLVSQKIFCRLARRI; via the coding sequence ATGGGAACAAATTGTGCAATTCAAGATGATAATATGTCTCAGTATTTAATTGATTATCATGTCGCAAAGGCAAAAAGCCGATCTGGCTTAATTACCATTGAAGCAACCGCTGTCGATCCATTGGGAAAAACTATCGTGGATCAACTTGGGTTATGGTCTGATGAGCACATTACCGGGTTTAAAAACTTAGTGGATGAGTGCCATAAATATGGTGCCAAGGTCTCAGTACAACTCCACTATGCCGGCAAAGAAACCAATGCTTTAGTCACGAATATCCGCCCTGTTTCCTTAGCTCCCAGTGCTTGCTCAAAATGGTTGGAGATTCCGCAGGAACTTACAACTGAAAAAATTCATGAGATTATTCAAAAGTTCGCAGATGCCGCCAGAAGGTGCCGGGATGCCGGTGCTGACGCCGTTGAAGTACATGCTGCGCATGGTTATTTAATTGGCCAATTTCTGTCGCCACACATGAATAAAAGAGTAGACGAATTTGGTGGTAATCTCGAAAATAGGCTGAGATTCCTCCTGCTAATTATTCAGGGTATTCGACAGCAAGTTGACAACGCATATCCTATCATCGTTAGAACCGGGGATTTAAGTATTACCGAAATAGGTGCTATAGTCAGACACCTGGACGGCACCAAGATTAGTGCGATACTCGTCTCAACAAGTTCCGGATACTTAGCCTACCTAGCAGAAAAGATCAAAAAATCCGTTAAAAACCCTGTTATTATAAAATTCCTGTTATTACCATTGGCAGAAACACTGAACCTTGTGTCACAGAAGATATTTTGCAGACTGGCAAGACGAATCTGA
- a CDS encoding class I SAM-dependent methyltransferase, with protein MAWYFSSPLKNSPNCSCTCNTIFPAVIFTERARSFTFFNDNILDIGCGGGANIARMLDMAPEGKVCGLDYSALSVEKSIKYNRKAAAAKRTEIKQGSVSQIPYSDNTFHIVTAFETVYFWPDFINDLKEILRILKPGGTFFICNAAVRLDGEEPPYKGFVKMLDLKMYSPNDFRQTLISAGFKNVDVILSKQKSLVCVIANKPKNEKL; from the coding sequence ATGGCATGGTACTTTTCTTCTCCTTTAAAAAACAGTCCCAACTGCTCCTGTACTTGTAACACGATTTTCCCAGCAGTAATATTTACTGAGCGTGCTCGGTCCTTTACATTCTTTAATGACAATATTTTGGACATCGGATGCGGCGGCGGTGCGAATATCGCCCGGATGTTGGATATGGCTCCAGAGGGAAAAGTCTGTGGCCTGGATTACTCTGCTCTAAGCGTAGAGAAATCCATAAAATACAACCGAAAGGCGGCAGCTGCCAAACGTACGGAAATAAAGCAAGGAAGTGTGTCTCAGATACCATATTCAGACAATACGTTCCATATCGTCACCGCTTTTGAAACAGTTTATTTCTGGCCAGACTTTATAAATGACCTAAAAGAAATATTACGTATATTAAAGCCCGGTGGAACCTTCTTTATTTGTAACGCAGCGGTGCGTTTGGATGGTGAAGAGCCCCCATACAAAGGATTTGTAAAAATGTTGGATTTAAAAATGTATTCCCCGAATGATTTCAGGCAAACACTGATATCAGCAGGCTTTAAAAACGTGGATGTCATTCTGTCAAAACAAAAAAGCCTTGTTTGTGTGATTGCGAATAAACCTAAAAATGAAAAACTATGA
- a CDS encoding ExbD/TolR family protein, which translates to MKIARNTPKKAHIEIIPMIDTMFFLLVFFMIATLSMTSQNSLPVNLPHANGIQTEKQQVHILTLTKDNKLFYDQEPIASPAEVVQCLSQQSNGQQTSVIINADRNTEHGHVIELMDTIRQAGITKIAVAVNPS; encoded by the coding sequence ATGAAGATAGCAAGAAATACGCCTAAAAAGGCCCACATTGAGATTATTCCGATGATTGATACGATGTTTTTCCTTTTGGTATTTTTTATGATTGCCACCTTATCTATGACCAGTCAAAATAGCTTACCGGTCAACCTGCCGCATGCTAATGGTATTCAGACCGAAAAACAGCAGGTACATATCTTAACATTGACTAAAGACAATAAGCTCTTTTATGATCAAGAACCAATCGCCTCGCCAGCAGAAGTGGTGCAGTGTCTTTCTCAGCAAAGCAACGGCCAGCAAACATCAGTCATAATCAATGCTGATCGAAACACAGAACATGGACATGTGATTGAATTGATGGATACCATTCGACAGGCTGGCATTACTAAAATTGCTGTAGCGGTCAATCCCTCGTAG
- a CDS encoding DUF4118 domain-containing protein, whose translation MMEQITKNIISMMTAKRESDIKSIVYRAGIMLVLVIAASAIGYFFRALGLLETNIVIVYLLAVLLTARFTDGYAFGILASLLAAFFFNYLFVDPFFTFSVYAHRYVVTFIIMTIAALVTSTLTTHAKQNAIEAREKETGTKILYTLTNHLTEAADIHDIARIATGAISKMLNSNVGCLWFDPNGKPEQTFSQQVSSQQQFLREIPDMDALRHRIEGLKSDCNVGTEFYDWPIYGRETPLGIIRVPQEAAKAMNESQTRMLHAMIESTALAMDRFRATQQRIEFNEEIARERFRGNLLRSISHDLRTPLSGIIGTSEMLLNMTAQDDLRYPLMAGIHKDANWLHSLVENILSLTRLQDGKLVLNKQEEAAEEVVGAAIRHISRHYPEYEIAVNVPDELLLVPMDAKLIRQVLINLLDNAVKHTNLQDEICVSVTKDAEKNCAVFSIRDRGEGIAASELPNIFQMFYTSRVKHSDAQPGIGLGLPICDAVVKAHGGSIMARNRMDGPGVELIFTLPLEVNRL comes from the coding sequence ATGATGGAGCAGATTACTAAAAATATTATATCTATGATGACCGCAAAACGGGAAAGTGATATAAAATCTATCGTCTATCGTGCAGGCATTATGCTTGTTTTGGTAATCGCCGCCTCTGCTATCGGATATTTTTTTCGTGCGCTGGGATTACTGGAAACCAATATAGTCATTGTATACCTTTTAGCCGTTTTGTTAACAGCACGTTTTACGGATGGATATGCTTTCGGTATTCTTGCTTCCCTGCTTGCGGCATTCTTCTTCAATTACTTATTTGTTGATCCGTTCTTTACCTTTTCTGTATATGCCCACAGATATGTTGTCACTTTTATTATCATGACCATCGCGGCGCTGGTCACGAGTACCCTTACTACACATGCCAAGCAAAATGCAATAGAAGCCCGTGAAAAAGAAACCGGAACAAAGATTCTGTATACATTGACAAATCATCTTACAGAGGCAGCAGATATTCATGATATTGCGAGGATTGCAACGGGTGCTATCAGCAAAATGCTAAACAGTAATGTAGGATGCCTTTGGTTTGATCCGAATGGAAAACCGGAGCAGACCTTTAGTCAGCAGGTTTCTTCCCAACAGCAATTTCTCCGGGAAATACCGGACATGGACGCACTCCGGCACCGGATCGAAGGACTGAAGAGCGACTGCAATGTCGGCACGGAGTTTTATGACTGGCCGATCTATGGACGGGAGACACCGCTGGGTATTATCCGGGTTCCCCAAGAAGCGGCGAAAGCCATGAACGAATCGCAAACCCGAATGCTGCACGCCATGATCGAAAGCACGGCGTTGGCAATGGATCGTTTTCGCGCCACGCAGCAGCGAATAGAATTCAATGAGGAAATCGCACGAGAGCGCTTTCGTGGAAATCTGCTGCGGTCAATTTCTCATGACTTGCGCACACCACTTTCCGGCATCATAGGAACGTCTGAAATGCTGCTGAATATGACGGCGCAGGACGACCTGCGATACCCTCTTATGGCGGGAATCCATAAAGATGCCAACTGGCTGCATTCCTTGGTTGAGAATATTTTGAGCCTGACCCGTTTGCAGGATGGAAAGCTGGTGCTCAACAAACAGGAGGAAGCCGCCGAAGAGGTCGTAGGTGCTGCCATCCGCCATATTTCACGGCACTACCCGGAGTATGAAATAGCAGTAAATGTACCGGATGAACTGTTGCTCGTACCAATGGATGCAAAGCTGATCAGACAGGTACTTATCAATCTTTTGGACAATGCTGTCAAGCATACAAATCTCCAAGATGAAATCTGTGTTTCGGTGACAAAGGATGCGGAGAAGAACTGTGCCGTGTTCTCGATCCGTGACCGTGGAGAAGGCATTGCAGCCTCCGAACTGCCGAATATCTTTCAGATGTTTTATACGTCGCGGGTCAAGCATTCGGATGCGCAGCCTGGCATAGGACTGGGACTTCCCATATGCGACGCGGTAGTGAAGGCGCATGGAGGGAGCATAATGGCCCGTAATCGCATGGATGGCCCTGGAGTGGAGCTTATCTTTACGCTCCCGTTGGAGGTGAATAGACTATGA
- a CDS encoding energy transducer TonB: MIKHPYSKAAGISLAIHTVLIGILTIGYSGMFTPPAVISPIEVEFALVNVVDQGDSLNKVNSSPAPAALQLERQAESSEQQTKLEGRIVNQKTAPAKSSQQSGANETSAVSATANEITTEGVTAASGGDVNEPSVNGPVNRSIIRSQPGYISGPRPVYPLDARRAGQEGTVVLRTLVSTDGSAVDVVVLTSSGCASLDEAAMRAVKKWRFAPARYGSTAVESYYDVRVKFRLDDWQ; encoded by the coding sequence ATGATAAAACACCCTTATAGCAAGGCAGCCGGAATATCTTTAGCTATTCATACTGTACTGATCGGTATTTTAACAATTGGCTACAGCGGTATGTTTACGCCGCCTGCGGTTATCTCACCTATCGAAGTGGAATTTGCCTTGGTGAATGTGGTTGATCAGGGAGATAGCCTGAATAAAGTTAACTCTTCACCAGCACCTGCCGCACTGCAACTCGAACGACAGGCTGAATCATCCGAGCAGCAGACTAAACTGGAGGGACGTATTGTAAACCAAAAAACAGCACCAGCTAAAAGCAGCCAGCAGTCGGGAGCAAATGAGACAAGCGCAGTATCTGCAACTGCTAATGAAATAACGACAGAGGGAGTAACAGCAGCCAGCGGTGGTGACGTTAACGAACCGTCAGTCAATGGTCCGGTAAATCGTTCCATTATCCGCTCACAACCTGGATACATTTCCGGCCCGCGTCCTGTCTATCCACTGGATGCTCGCAGGGCAGGCCAAGAAGGAACTGTCGTACTCCGGACGCTTGTTAGCACTGATGGCTCGGCTGTAGACGTAGTGGTGCTGACAAGCAGCGGCTGTGCATCTCTTGATGAAGCGGCAATGCGGGCAGTGAAAAAATGGCGCTTTGCACCAGCACGCTACGGCTCGACAGCAGTAGAAAGTTATTATGATGTGCGGGTAAAATTCCGGTTGGACGATTGGCAGTAA
- a CDS encoding zinc-ribbon domain containing protein yields MFQDKTLTCRECGAQFVFTASEQEFFAEKGFTNEPGRCPACRARRRQERSSNISRPQRQLFDAICAECGAKTQVPFRPTGDHPVYCRDCFNRLKNRR; encoded by the coding sequence ATGTTTCAAGACAAAACGTTAACTTGCCGTGAATGTGGCGCCCAATTCGTGTTCACGGCGTCAGAGCAAGAGTTTTTCGCTGAAAAAGGGTTTACCAATGAACCCGGTCGTTGCCCTGCATGCCGGGCCCGTAGGCGCCAAGAAAGATCTAGCAATATTAGCAGACCTCAAAGACAATTGTTCGATGCCATCTGTGCTGAGTGCGGCGCAAAAACTCAGGTGCCTTTCCGCCCTACCGGCGATCACCCTGTATACTGCAGAGATTGTTTTAATAGATTGAAAAACAGACGATAA
- a CDS encoding rod shape-determining protein produces the protein MIRLFRALGCDLGIDLGTASTLVYSKGQGIVLQEPSVVAVLQHTGEVLAVGEEARAMLGRTPSNIVALRPLKNGVIADLDVTQQMLQYFIHKTVSARFYKKPRVVIGVPSINTEVEKRAVVSAATQAGAHKVYLIEEAMAAAIGAGLPVEEPTGNMVVDIGGGTTEVAVVSLGGIVRSRTIRIGGVEMDEAISQYVKRTHNLIIGERTAEAVKIAIGSTVALPEDKAQLEIRGRNMLTGLPKALVLSEQEVRFALVESVAAIVEVIKSTLECTPPELVADIIDRGMVLTGGGALLRGLDELLVKETGITVRIAEEPLTCVAHGTGKILDNLKFCAR, from the coding sequence ATGATTAGGTTGTTTCGGGCATTAGGCTGTGACCTGGGAATCGATTTAGGGACCGCCAGCACGCTGGTCTATAGCAAGGGTCAGGGGATTGTTCTTCAGGAACCTTCGGTAGTTGCGGTGCTTCAGCACACTGGCGAGGTGCTGGCAGTCGGCGAGGAAGCCAGAGCCATGCTGGGTCGGACCCCGAGTAATATCGTAGCACTCCGGCCGTTAAAAAACGGGGTTATTGCTGATCTTGACGTCACTCAGCAAATGTTACAGTATTTTATCCACAAAACTGTTTCGGCGCGTTTTTATAAGAAGCCGCGGGTTGTTATCGGCGTTCCTTCGATCAATACGGAGGTGGAGAAAAGGGCGGTAGTATCGGCAGCTACACAGGCCGGAGCCCATAAAGTGTATTTAATCGAAGAGGCTATGGCGGCAGCTATCGGCGCAGGCTTGCCTGTGGAGGAACCCACAGGCAATATGGTGGTTGATATTGGCGGTGGAACAACCGAGGTGGCGGTCGTTTCACTGGGCGGTATTGTCAGGAGCCGGACTATCCGTATTGGCGGCGTTGAAATGGACGAAGCGATCAGCCAATATGTAAAAAGAACACACAATCTGATTATCGGTGAACGGACAGCGGAGGCTGTCAAGATTGCTATTGGTTCAACTGTCGCGTTACCGGAGGATAAAGCACAACTGGAGATTCGTGGACGCAACATGTTGACCGGGCTGCCAAAGGCATTGGTTCTTTCGGAACAGGAGGTGCGCTTTGCTTTGGTTGAATCGGTCGCCGCCATTGTCGAAGTGATAAAAAGCACGCTGGAGTGCACCCCGCCTGAACTGGTCGCTGATATTATCGACCGTGGTATGGTCCTGACCGGCGGTGGCGCTTTGCTGCGAGGGCTGGATGAGCTGCTGGTTAAGGAAACCGGTATTACGGTGCGTATAGCGGAGGAGCCTCTTACTTGTGTGGCGCATGGCACCGGAAAAATATTGGACAACCTCAAATTCTGCGCCCGATGA
- a CDS encoding PAS domain-containing protein, translating into MRLCMPCTNRPGLLLDISQILVNWECNIVSVEVDKGELYLEYQLASEKQKPQIMRELQQVDGIYKVSEVFDMPSKERVEQLEAALDSVPDGVLAVNDSGILKHCNKAAANILRLKEDSLEQPLSSSLADSLLIWQTLDSGYSFRNREIFIESIGRYCMVSTLPLRNDTNEAIGAVVTICDSRDVRELVQKMTASWPVAFLL; encoded by the coding sequence GTGCGTTTATGTATGCCATGTACAAATAGGCCTGGATTGCTGCTGGACATCTCGCAAATTCTGGTGAATTGGGAATGTAATATAGTATCTGTCGAGGTGGATAAGGGTGAACTTTATCTGGAGTATCAGCTTGCTTCTGAAAAGCAAAAGCCGCAGATTATGCGAGAATTGCAACAAGTGGATGGAATCTACAAAGTTAGCGAAGTCTTTGATATGCCGTCGAAAGAACGGGTCGAGCAGCTTGAGGCTGCCCTGGACTCTGTTCCGGATGGCGTGTTGGCCGTAAATGACTCAGGGATACTGAAACACTGCAATAAAGCAGCTGCCAACATTCTAAGACTAAAGGAAGACAGCCTGGAACAACCGTTATCATCCAGCCTGGCGGATAGTCTCCTTATTTGGCAAACGTTGGACAGCGGCTATTCTTTTCGCAACAGGGAGATCTTTATTGAGAGTATCGGCAGATACTGTATGGTTAGTACTCTGCCTCTGCGCAACGATACCAATGAAGCTATCGGAGCTGTTGTTACGATTTGCGATAGCCGGGATGTTCGGGAACTTGTGCAGAAGATGACGGCTTCTTGGCCGGTTGCTTTTCTTTTATAG
- a CDS encoding TonB-dependent copper receptor, translating to MKKVRTLVASSLLLLSANTQPALAEDEEKTTFTLNEIVVTAPAVSDPLTVETDPKSPKQPVPAADGSGYLKNIPGFSVARQGGTGSDPVFRGLGGTRLNVLLDGTYQFGACPGRMDPTTSYVFPESYSKITILKGPETVKYGGGNVAGTVLFDRETERFDKPDVRVNSSLLFGSNGRDDELLDITAGDTKGYVRIIKTHSNADDYTDGNGNKVHSFYTRQSLTGIFGWTPDADTLYEFTAETSDAEAAYGGRSMDGPRFDRNDYSFKFNKKNISPVVRNLEFKAFHNYVDHVMDNYSLRPGAMMPMAMEVDRTTNGGRLAADLNLGKTTTATVGLDYQKNEHAGRSNMGMGYTSWSRDLTFTNYGLFSEFKHQLAKNSRLLAGFRTDSLDVKDEETAAEGHDRTYGAFLRYEHDHANAPVTTYIGLGHAQRPADYWERNTNFYLKPEKNTQLDTGLLYRSGKLNSSLSVFYANINDFILFKNANDSSSKTAENIDASLYGGEIDAAYLLNKNWTVTASLAYVRGNNDSDHRPLAQVPPLEGTLGLKYSHEKLEAGLLWRGVQAQTRYDLNSGSEIGYDLGASSGFGILSANVGYKASKEITIAAGVDNIFDKNYAEFISRSGASIPALGIVSSFRVNEPGRTIWVKANYRY from the coding sequence ATGAAAAAAGTACGGACTCTAGTTGCCTCTTCTCTATTGCTATTATCTGCCAATACACAGCCAGCTTTGGCGGAAGATGAGGAGAAGACAACCTTTACGTTGAATGAGATTGTGGTTACCGCGCCAGCGGTGAGTGATCCCCTGACGGTGGAAACCGACCCCAAGTCGCCCAAACAGCCGGTGCCGGCGGCTGATGGCAGCGGCTATCTGAAAAATATTCCCGGGTTTTCCGTGGCCCGTCAGGGTGGGACAGGCAGTGATCCGGTTTTCCGGGGGCTGGGAGGAACGCGCCTTAATGTTTTATTGGATGGCACTTATCAGTTTGGCGCCTGCCCCGGCCGGATGGACCCCACTACCTCGTATGTTTTCCCCGAATCGTACAGCAAGATCACAATTTTAAAAGGACCGGAAACGGTCAAATACGGTGGCGGCAATGTCGCTGGGACGGTATTGTTTGACCGGGAGACGGAGCGGTTTGACAAACCGGACGTTCGTGTCAACAGCAGCCTACTGTTCGGCAGCAACGGTCGTGATGATGAGCTGTTGGACATTACGGCCGGTGATACCAAAGGCTATGTGCGGATCATAAAAACCCACTCCAATGCCGATGATTATACCGACGGTAACGGCAATAAGGTTCATTCGTTCTATACCAGGCAGAGCCTGACCGGCATCTTTGGCTGGACGCCTGATGCCGATACCCTGTACGAATTTACGGCCGAGACCAGTGATGCCGAGGCGGCTTACGGCGGCCGGTCAATGGACGGCCCCCGGTTTGACCGCAATGATTACAGCTTTAAATTCAATAAGAAAAACATATCACCGGTGGTGCGTAACCTGGAATTCAAAGCCTTTCATAACTATGTGGACCATGTGATGGATAACTATTCGCTGCGGCCTGGTGCTATGATGCCAATGGCGATGGAAGTTGACCGGACAACCAATGGGGGACGGTTAGCGGCAGATTTGAATTTGGGGAAGACTACGACAGCAACGGTAGGGTTGGATTATCAAAAGAATGAGCATGCCGGACGAAGCAATATGGGAATGGGATATACAAGCTGGTCCCGTGATTTGACGTTTACCAATTACGGCTTATTCAGCGAGTTTAAGCACCAGTTAGCGAAGAACAGCCGTCTGTTGGCCGGATTCCGGACCGACAGCCTGGACGTAAAAGATGAAGAAACAGCGGCGGAAGGCCATGATCGCACTTACGGCGCTTTCCTGCGCTATGAACATGATCACGCCAACGCACCGGTTACCACATATATCGGCCTTGGTCATGCCCAGCGGCCGGCTGATTACTGGGAACGGAACACTAATTTTTACCTGAAGCCGGAGAAGAACACCCAGCTTGACACAGGGCTTCTTTATCGTTCCGGTAAACTGAATAGCAGTTTGTCGGTGTTTTACGCCAATATTAATGATTTTATTTTATTTAAAAATGCCAATGACTCGTCAAGCAAGACGGCAGAGAATATCGATGCCTCATTGTATGGCGGCGAGATTGATGCGGCCTATTTGCTGAATAAAAATTGGACGGTCACCGCTTCCCTGGCTTATGTACGGGGCAATAATGATTCGGATCATCGACCCTTGGCTCAGGTTCCACCGCTGGAAGGAACGTTAGGTCTCAAATACAGTCATGAGAAGTTAGAAGCCGGCTTGTTGTGGCGCGGCGTTCAGGCACAAACTCGCTATGATTTAAACAGCGGCAGTGAAATCGGCTATGATTTGGGAGCAAGCAGCGGCTTTGGTATTCTTTCGGCTAATGTGGGCTATAAAGCCAGTAAGGAGATTACGATTGCTGCCGGTGTGGATAATATTTTTGACAAGAATTATGCCGAATTTATTAGCCGTTCGGGCGCTTCAATTCCGGCGCTGGGCATCGTTTCTTCCTTTAGAGTAAACGAACCGGGCCGTACTATTTGGGTAAAGGCAAACTATAGGTATTAA
- a CDS encoding response regulator encodes MNLYNAYVLAVEDDRQIRNYICYLLDAEGFSHIAASTGEGALSILVSEPIDLMLLDLGLPDIDGMEVIRKVREWSEMPIIVISARDQDKEKAAALDLGADDYLTKPFSATELFARIRVVLRYLYRQNSGNKAQSILQVGGLQIDLDKRLLYVDGSETHVTPMEYNLLALFFKNIGKVLTTKQILKEIWGVGYGSDTQALRALMAGLRRKIEKNPAKPRYILTEIGVGYRLVDE; translated from the coding sequence ATGAATTTATATAACGCCTATGTCCTTGCGGTTGAGGATGACAGGCAAATACGGAATTATATCTGTTATTTGCTGGACGCAGAAGGCTTCAGTCACATTGCTGCAAGCACCGGTGAGGGTGCATTAAGCATACTTGTCTCGGAACCAATCGACCTGATGCTGCTCGATCTGGGACTTCCGGATATTGATGGCATGGAGGTCATCAGGAAAGTGCGCGAATGGTCGGAAATGCCGATTATCGTTATTTCCGCGCGCGATCAAGACAAGGAAAAGGCAGCTGCGCTGGATTTGGGAGCCGACGATTATTTGACAAAACCCTTTTCCGCAACCGAGCTTTTTGCCCGAATCCGTGTTGTGCTGCGATATTTATATCGGCAAAATAGCGGTAATAAAGCGCAGAGTATCCTCCAGGTAGGCGGGCTGCAAATTGATCTCGATAAACGATTGCTCTATGTCGATGGCAGTGAAACCCATGTTACGCCCATGGAATATAACCTGCTAGCGCTATTTTTCAAGAATATTGGCAAAGTGCTTACGACAAAGCAAATTTTAAAAGAGATTTGGGGTGTAGGCTATGGCAGTGATACACAGGCACTGCGGGCCCTCATGGCGGGACTCAGACGAAAAATCGAAAAAAATCCGGCAAAACCACGGTATATCCTGACAGAAATAGGGGTTGGCTATCGGCTGGTAGATGAATAA
- the rnk gene encoding nucleoside diphosphate kinase regulator, with protein MSRAIFITRTDQERLEKLIQLEEEFAPDRKVHLEELKYELKQAVIIEPKAIPSDVITMRSQVLLKDLSNGEEMICTLVYPDEADMLAGKISVLAPIGTAILGYRESDRVERAIPGGIALLKVEKVLFQPEASGNFDL; from the coding sequence TTGTCAAGAGCTATTTTTATTACCCGTACAGATCAGGAGAGACTGGAGAAATTAATCCAGCTCGAAGAAGAATTTGCACCAGACAGAAAGGTGCACCTGGAGGAATTGAAGTACGAGCTGAAACAGGCTGTTATCATAGAGCCGAAGGCTATTCCCTCTGATGTGATTACGATGCGGTCACAAGTATTGCTGAAAGATCTGAGCAACGGAGAAGAAATGATCTGCACTCTGGTTTATCCGGATGAAGCCGATATGTTAGCAGGAAAGATTTCGGTATTAGCGCCGATCGGCACGGCTATTTTGGGATACCGGGAAAGCGATAGGGTTGAACGGGCAATTCCCGGGGGGATCGCCCTGTTAAAAGTAGAAAAAGTTCTTTTTCAGCCTGAGGCCAGCGGTAATTTTGATTTATAA
- a CDS encoding C40 family peptidase, producing the protein MCRCKIPIIFILFLALSLMPVTPVALVSAASLPDVLPQLSSDTSSSSGLVNIILGLLVGKLLGNTANNDLSGITRTQEKTTTSAASVDSSGANIVNTAQKYMGVPYVWGGETPSGWDCSGFTRYVMKENGINLPRTAAEQFAVGTPVNKTNLQAGDLVFFTTYKPGASHVGFYMGNGKFIHASSAAKQVTISELADEYYTSHYIGARRYVK; encoded by the coding sequence ATGTGCCGTTGTAAAATTCCAATCATATTCATTCTTTTTCTGGCTTTAAGCTTAATGCCGGTAACACCGGTTGCACTGGTTTCGGCAGCCTCATTACCTGATGTTTTGCCTCAACTTAGCTCTGATACCAGCTCCAGTAGTGGATTAGTCAATATTATATTGGGGTTGCTTGTGGGAAAGCTTCTCGGTAATACCGCAAATAATGATTTATCGGGTATAACCAGGACACAAGAAAAAACCACTACCTCCGCCGCTTCAGTTGATTCCAGTGGCGCCAATATCGTGAATACCGCGCAAAAGTATATGGGAGTTCCTTATGTCTGGGGTGGCGAAACCCCTAGCGGTTGGGACTGTTCAGGATTTACCAGGTATGTGATGAAAGAGAACGGCATTAATCTCCCACGCACCGCCGCCGAGCAGTTTGCAGTAGGAACTCCGGTAAACAAGACTAACCTTCAGGCGGGAGACTTGGTTTTCTTCACCACCTATAAACCCGGCGCCTCCCATGTAGGCTTTTACATGGGAAACGGCAAGTTCATCCACGCTAGTTCGGCGGCCAAACAGGTTACGATTTCCGAACTGGCGGACGAATACTATACCTCCCACTACATTGGAGCTCGCCGGTATGTGAAATAA